From a single Schistosoma mansoni strain Puerto Rico chromosome 4, complete genome genomic region:
- a CDS encoding putative peptide (allatostatin/somatostatin)-like receptor — translation MLHNTTTIDYSQLVGGFRAYLCPIIAMIGVIGNSFIILIFLKEKPLSRFSIYSIFLAIANMITLIMNTFIDDFLGRGLYYLTNHQFYFKLDTISKFWCKSVEYLSNTMYFTSSYLIVIFSIDRLLTIHKPIKFYSIYHKHWALIACLLVYFIGIISNSPLLFVQTLMIDISSRTNFTCRMISEHPIAKFTIAFETIVTFTIPFCLVLFLNIFICIELWKLKVHRTALLPADCSRNRMEMGRVFGHLALSTAFLLLYLPMVCFVLIRLSQTLSHVDRHKPYAMNIIDLSRLFSSVKDITYAVNFFLYLIFLRNFRHGFQRLICTVYCKKVSSGSLHRPQRTED, via the coding sequence atGTTACATAATACTACAACTATAGATTATAGTCAGTTAGTTGGTGGTTTTCGTGCATATCTATGTCCAATTATTGCAATGATTGGTGTGATAGGAAATAGTTTcattatattgatttttttaaaagaaaaaccaTTATCAAgattttcaatttattcaatttttttagCTATTGCTAATATGATTACATTAATAATGAATACATTTATTGATGATTTTCTTGGACGTGGTTTATATTATTTAACAAATCATCAATTCTATTTTAAATTAGATACAATTTCAAAATTTTGGTGTAAAAGTGTTGAATATCTATCGAATACAATGTATTTTACATCATCTTATTTAATTGTTATATTTTCAATAGATCGTTTATTAACTATTCATAAACCAAttaaattctattcaatatatCATAAACATTGGGCTTTAATTGCATGTCTTCTTGTATATTTCATTGGAATAATTAGTAATTCACCATTATTATTTGTACAAACATTAATGATTGATATATCAAGTCGAACAAATTTTACATGTAGAATGATATCTGAACATCCAATAGCAAAATTTACAATAGCATTTGAAACAATTGTTACATTTACAATACCATTTTGTCttgtattatttttaaatattttcatttgtattgaaTTATGGAAATTGAAAGTTCATCGAACAGCTTTATTACCAGCTGATTGTTCTAGGAATCGTATGGAAATGGGACGAGTTTTTGGACATTTAGCTTTGAGTACTGCattcttattattatatttaccaATGGTATGTTTTGTATTAATACGATTGAGTCAAACTTTATCACATGTGGATAGGCATAAACCTTATgcaatgaatattattgatttgtCTAGACTTTTCtcatctgttaaagatattacCTATGCAGTGAACTTCTTCCTGTATTTAATATTCTTGCGAAATTTTAGACATGGATTTCAACGTTTAATCTGTACAGTATATTGTAAAAAGGTGTCATCAGGATCATTGCATAGACCCCAAAGAACTGAAGATTGA
- a CDS encoding putative ribonuclease hi large subunit, producing MLGIDEAGRGPVLGPMVYACALSPISQLNELETIGLADSKTLNENQREKLLKEMLNKCDWISAVVHVISPVYITEKMLDKSKTSLNVISHDSAIQLIQSVLDSGVNLVEVYVDTVGKAEHYETKLQNLFPQLKIRVESKADDTYPIVSAASIFAKVTRDRVLQMWPKEERGSVPEGTGLGSGYPGDPVTKSYLRACMDPVFGFPSLVRSSWSTSSSLLDQHGVSVRWEDDETHEEVLQAKKLARKREHSKGTCKLSNFFNNAQSKSSTPDALQRQPFFVRTGLVHVQTIT from the exons ATGCTTGGAATTGATGAAGCTGGTAGAGGTCCAGTCCTTG GCCCTATGGTATATGCATGTGCCTTGTCACCAATAAGCCAGTTGAATGAATTAGAAACTATTGGACTTGCTG ATTCAAAGACATTAAATGAAAATCAACGGGAGAAACTTCTTAAAGAAATGTTGAATAAATGTGATTGGATATCAGCGGTCGTCCATGTCATTAGTCCTGTATACATTACCGAGAAAATGCTAGATAA GTCGAAAACTAGTCTAAATGTTATATCTCATGATTCAGCCATACAGCTTATTCAATCAGTTCTTGACAGTGGAGTAAATTTAGTTGAG GTTTACGTTGATACTGTTGGCAAAGCTGAACATTATGAAACTAAACTGCAAAATCTTTTTCCTCAATTAAAAATACGTGTTGAAAGCAAAGCTGATGATACTTATCCAATTGTGAGTGCTGCTAGTATCTTTGCAAAA GTTACTCGTGATCGAGTTCTTCAAATGTGGCCTAAAGAAGAACGTGGTAGTGTACCCGAAGGCACTGGTCTTGGTTCTGGCTATCCAGGTG ATCCCGTTACTAAAAGTTATTTACGTGCATGTATGGATCCAGTTTTTGGCTTCCCATCTCTTGTGAGATCTAGTTGGTCAACCTCATCTTCTCTATTAGACCAACATGGTGTATCAGTTAGGTG GGAAGATGACGAAACACACGAAGAAGTGCTTCAAGCTAAAAAACTTGCACGAAAACGCGAACATTCAAAAGGTACTTGCAAACTATCGAATTTTTTCAATAATGCTCAATCGAAATCATCCACACCTGATGCATTACAGAGACAACCATTTTTTGTACGAACTGGTCTTGTGCATGTTCAAACTATCACGTaa
- a CDS encoding putative ribonuclease hi large subunit: MLNKCDWISAVVHVISPVYITEKMLDKSKTSLNVISHDSAIQLIQSVLDSGVNLVEVYVDTVGKAEHYETKLQNLFPQLKIRVESKADDTYPIVSAASIFAKVTRDRVLQMWPKEERGSVPEGTGLGSGYPGDPVTKSYLRACMDPVFGFPSLVRSSWSTSSSLLDQHGVSVRWEDDETHEEVLQAKKLARKREHSKGTCKLSNFFNNAQSKSSTPDALQRQPFFVRTGLVHVQTIT, translated from the exons ATGTTGAATAAATGTGATTGGATATCAGCGGTCGTCCATGTCATTAGTCCTGTATACATTACCGAGAAAATGCTAGATAA GTCGAAAACTAGTCTAAATGTTATATCTCATGATTCAGCCATACAGCTTATTCAATCAGTTCTTGACAGTGGAGTAAATTTAGTTGAG GTTTACGTTGATACTGTTGGCAAAGCTGAACATTATGAAACTAAACTGCAAAATCTTTTTCCTCAATTAAAAATACGTGTTGAAAGCAAAGCTGATGATACTTATCCAATTGTGAGTGCTGCTAGTATCTTTGCAAAA GTTACTCGTGATCGAGTTCTTCAAATGTGGCCTAAAGAAGAACGTGGTAGTGTACCCGAAGGCACTGGTCTTGGTTCTGGCTATCCAGGTG ATCCCGTTACTAAAAGTTATTTACGTGCATGTATGGATCCAGTTTTTGGCTTCCCATCTCTTGTGAGATCTAGTTGGTCAACCTCATCTTCTCTATTAGACCAACATGGTGTATCAGTTAGGTG GGAAGATGACGAAACACACGAAGAAGTGCTTCAAGCTAAAAAACTTGCACGAAAACGCGAACATTCAAAAGGTACTTGCAAACTATCGAATTTTTTCAATAATGCTCAATCGAAATCATCCACACCTGATGCATTACAGAGACAACCATTTTTTGTACGAACTGGTCTTGTGCATGTTCAAACTATCACGTaa